One genomic segment of Pagrus major chromosome 13, Pma_NU_1.0 includes these proteins:
- the LOC141007739 gene encoding early growth response protein 1-B-like, giving the protein MAATKAELLLPTLQISDPLSCFQQPLSPLDGYSKLEELQMLLQNAAAGGSLLAASAAEGAGLLSGEPGEYGDSLSDIPDLQSFPPLTPRLTPLAYSGRFTFEPSNAVSSSGGLWAEPLLSLFTGLVSMAAPPPASCSLSSSSSSVTSSVTSSSLSQPSLGSIQISCGGGDVASVFSATQTYTAAGSDLPLPSSDSQAFQPQGPPPAYPTSTSRLGLQPPSMVVPMLPDYLLSQQPQDGELGLSQDQKPVLSQSLNLPSSQPPLTPLSTIKAFSTQIQPQGSASGPSYQAQFTKSNRIRKSTAGRQCKTPPHERPYACPADGCERRFSRSDELTRHVRVHTGQKPFQCRICMRSFSRSDHLTTHIRTHTGEKPFACTDCGRKFARSDERKRHSKIHQRQQERKADRNSSLSAPISISKPPAYPSPPTSSPCSSYSSPAQGSSSPAATLFPTSSFSSLSMQAASPCFTSSSSLSHVYTSSPSPHLYSSSCSSPMGSPQSELHSPHSSNIC; this is encoded by the exons ATGGCAGCGACCAAAGCGGAGCTTCTCCTGCCCACCCTGCAGATCTCCGACCCTCTGAGCTGCTTCCAGCAGCCTCTCTCCCCGCTGGACGGCTACTCgaagctggaggagctgcagatgCTGCTGCAGAACGCCGCGGCCGGAGGCTCACTGCTGGCCGCGTCGGCAGCGGAGGGAGCCGGGCTGCTGAGCGGAGAGCCCGGGGAGTACGGAG ACTCTCTCTCGGACATCCCGGACCTGCAGAGTTTCCCCCCTCTCACGCCCCGCCTCACCCCTCTGGCCTACAGCGGCCGCTTCACCTTTGAGCCGTCAAACGCTGTGTCCAGCAGCGGTGGCCTGTGGGCAGAGCCTCTCCTCAGCCTGTTTACTGGGTTGGTCAGCATGGCGGCTCCCCCCCCTGCATcctgcagcctctcctcctcttcctcatcagtgacatcatcagtgacatcatcatcactgtcccAGCCGAGCCTCGGCTCCATCCAGATCAGCTGCGGCGGCGGTGACGTCGCATCAGTCTTCTCTGCAACGCAGACATACACCGCCGCTGGCTCCgacctccccctcccctcctctgacTCCCAGGCCTTCCAACCACAGGGCCCCCCTCCAGCCtaccccacctccacctccaggcTCGGCCTCCAGCCGCCCTCCATGGTGGTGCCGATGCTCCCAGACTacctgctgtcacagcagccacagGACGGCGAGCTCGGGCTGAGTCAGGACCAGAAGCCTGTGCTGTCACAGAGCCTGAACCTGCCATCATCACAGCCTCCGCTCACGCCCCTCTCCACCATCAAAGCCTTCTCCACACAGATCCAGCCTCAAGGCTCCGCCTCTGGCCCCAGCTACCAGGCCCAGTTCACCAAATCCAACCGGATCAGGAAGTCAACCGCAGGCCGGCAGTGCAAGACGCCGCCACACGAGCGTCCATATGCCTGCCCCGCTGACGGCTGTGAACGCCGCTTCTCCCGCTCTGATGAGCTGACGCGTCACGTGCGCGTGCACACGGGCCAGAAGCCGTTCCAGTGCCGCATCTGCATGCGAAGCTTCAGCCGCAGCGACCACCTGACCACACACATCCGCACACACACTGGCGAGAAGCCGTTCGCCTGCACCGATTGCGGACGCAAGTTTGCCCGCAGTGATGAGCGCAAGAGGCACTCAAAGATCCACCAGAGGCAGCAGGAGCGCAAGGCTGACAGGaactcctccctctctgctcccatCTCCATCAGCAAGCCCCCCGCCTAcccctctcctcccacctcctccccctgctcctcgTACTCCTCTCCCGCTCAGGGTTCCTCCTCCCCCGCCGCCACGCTCTttcccacctcctccttctcctccctcagcaTGCAGGCCGCCTCCCCctgcttcacctcctcctcgtcaCTGTCACATGTCTACACCTCCTCTCCGTCCCCCCACCtctactcctcctcctgctcctctccgATGGGGAGTCCTCAGTCGGAGCTTCACTCGCCCCACAGCTCCAACATctgctga